GAAACTTTTTTATATTTAAAATGATGTCAATTTCATTCTTGTTTTTTTTTAGAATTCTTTATCCGTATCCGTGTTTATCCGTGAAGATCAGTGAGCAAAAATATTATTCCGGCAGATTCACAAAAATAGGATAACCCCACTGTCTATCAGGACTACATTCAGGTTTGTAATAATCACAGAGATAAGTCATGATCCCTTCTCTATGGGAATTTTCTTCAACAATCGCAAATTCATAACCGCAGTTTTTATCTTTGATCCTGTCTGAAATACAAATTCTTTTTTCTGTCGGTTTTGTATGGCTTAATATACGTTTCTGAAGATTACTTGTTTCTCCAACAAAAAAACATTTCCATTCACCCTTTGTCAGCTTCACCCAGAAAAGGTAAATTCCTGGTGATTCGGGAGTGTTTTCCTTTATTTTGTCTTCCTCAAAGGAATTAAAAAATTTTGACCACTCTAAAGTTAATTGCATAATTATCCTTGAAAAAGTTAATTATCTTCAGCTTCTTCTTTATCTATGTCTTTATCTTGTTCTTTCTCTTGTTTTTTCTCTTGTTCTTTCTCTGCTTCTAATTCTGCTTTTGATTTCAGGATGATCGGTTCAGGAAATTTATCGAGTCCTGCATTAGTAATCTGAATTTCAGCAGAACCTCTGATCTCATCATCGATCATAAAATCGAAATGGATATATTCACCGGCTGTCCACATGGTCGGAAAATTTCCAACCTGCAGGATAAAACCATGTTCGCCAAAATATCCATTTCCGAAATCTCCGAGATAGCGAACTTCTTCCGGTCGCAGAGTGATATAGGCAGCATAATCGAATTCTTCTTTTGACGGTGCAGTTTCTCCATCTGGTAATAAAACAACACCGTGAACCGAATGCGGTAAGGATGAAAATAATAAAGTTATTGATAAAAAGAAAAACAAAGAAACAGTTATTTTTTTCATTGTTACTCCTGATTAAAATTTTTTTCTTGTTATGTGATTTCCACAAGCCCACTGGTAATTATATTTTCTTCAGGATCTACTAAAAATACTCTAAAAAAACCTTTATCCTGAAAATTAATGTCATTAAAATAGATAAAATCCATCTCCGGATCGACATCGAATTCCCAGGCATCATAGTATTCAAAAGTACCTTCGCGTGGATTGTATTTATCAACCTGAATGGTTATTTTAGTATAGAAGATCGGTGATTTTAATAATGCAACAACTGTAATGTTACCGGTTGTAAAACGATCCGAGCAGTCGATCTCGCCAGCATCAGGATCATAGCTTACACAAAAATATAAAAGATCACAATTTTGAGCATAAATTGAAACAATGGAAGAAAACAACAAATTTACAAAGATAATTACAAATAACAATTTTTTCATCTAACCTCCTATAAAGACAAAAACAAAAAATGTCTGTTCTCTCGTCAAGAATATTAATTTCACCGTAGCAAATATGATAAACAGCAAAGAAAATAATTGTTGTTAAAAGATATTCTTTATTCTGTTTTCATAAACTTTATACTGATCCTTACCGTTTTTCTTACAAAAATACAAAGCTTTGTCAGCCTCCTCCAGCATCTTTTTAAAGGTCGATTCGATTAACGGATCACTTTTTATACCTTCGATTTTCAAGCAGGAAATGCCGGCGCTGACTGATATTTTAAATTCTTTTTTTCCTTTAGAAAATACCTGTTTATTGATTTTATTCCTGATAATTTCCGCAACAACAATGATATTTTTGAGGTTAATATTAAAAAGCAGCACCAGAAATTCATCTCCTCCATAGCGAACGAGAATATCACTTGCTCTGATGGATTTTTTCAGGAGTTCAGCTGTTTGGAACAACACTTCATCTCCTGATTGATGACCGTGATTATCATTAACAACTTTAAAATCATCTATATCGAATAATAAAAGCCCGACCGGAACTTGCTGACGATTTGCCAGACGGTAAAAATCAGCATAATTAGAATCAAGATACCTTCTGTTATGGATTCCGGTCAATTCGTCGATAATTGATAGTTCCTGAACTTTAGCGTACATTTTCTCCAATTCCGAATATGTTTTTTTCATATAATCAACAAAATGAACAATATGAAAATTGCTTTCCATGATAAGATTTTTCATCTGCTCGTTGATGGAAGACAGAAATTTCGCTCTCGAATCTTCTTTGAATTCATCGAGAGTTTTCAAGGTTTCTTCGAGCAGTTTATTCCATCTCTGGTTCAAGAATTTTATGGAATATTCAAAATGATCAACGAA
The Candidatus Cloacimonadota bacterium genome window above contains:
- a CDS encoding GGDEF domain-containing protein encodes the protein MNFDTTLNQLESLNTTEKFIKQNGPEIYSNLFKLLEKDNESQYNALSEMTEILTKMLFDSHDFSLALQLHKTEIDYFQDHFNIEKLAKAYQKTTKVYAMLGEETFSKSGDQEQSFKNIVQNFVDHFEYSIKFLNQRWNKLLEETLKTLDEFKEDSRAKFLSSINEQMKNLIMESNFHIVHFVDYMKKTYSELEKMYAKVQELSIIDELTGIHNRRYLDSNYADFYRLANRQQVPVGLLLFDIDDFKVVNDNHGHQSGDEVLFQTAELLKKSIRASDILVRYGGDEFLVLLFNINLKNIIVVAEIIRNKINKQVFSKGKKEFKISVSAGISCLKIEGIKSDPLIESTFKKMLEEADKALYFCKKNGKDQYKVYENRIKNIF